One segment of Sandaracinaceae bacterium DNA contains the following:
- a CDS encoding putative metal-binding motif-containing protein gives MCRAGSAPCSAAACDEAAARCRTLGVDFDGDGYPEGADCDDENASRFPYNPERCDAIDNDCDPETLGPDADGDGVVATACCNQQPNGAAPVCGTDCNDAAPAVKPSAMEICNGVDEDCDGVIDDGVQTTYGRRRRRRIRLERARSDDDPRVCPGSRVCADRRRLQRHTGGGSRHQPFRRRGL, from the coding sequence GTGTGTCGCGCGGGGAGCGCTCCGTGCTCCGCGGCAGCATGCGATGAGGCTGCGGCCCGTTGTCGCACCCTCGGGGTCGACTTCGACGGCGATGGATATCCCGAAGGCGCGGACTGCGATGACGAGAACGCGAGCCGCTTTCCGTATAATCCGGAGCGCTGCGACGCCATCGACAACGACTGCGACCCGGAAACGCTCGGCCCCGACGCGGATGGGGATGGCGTGGTGGCCACGGCGTGCTGCAACCAGCAGCCGAACGGCGCCGCACCCGTGTGCGGCACGGACTGCAATGACGCGGCTCCAGCGGTCAAGCCCAGCGCCATGGAGATCTGCAATGGCGTCGACGAGGACTGCGACGGGGTGATCGATGACGGCGTTCAGACCACCTACGGTCGACGCCGACGGCGACGGATACGGCTCGAACGCGCCCGAAGCGATGACGACCCTCGGGTGTGTCCCGGCTCTCGGGTATGCGCCGACCGCAGACGACTGCAACGACACACCGGGGGTGGGTCGCGGCATCAACCCTTCCGGCGTCGAGGTCTGTGA